The following nucleotide sequence is from Paenibacillus andongensis.
AACAGCATCCAACATGGATAGGTGCAATTGACGAAAATCCAGGGGGTCCAAGGATGTGCTGCGATCACAGAGATTATCTAAATAATCGCTAATCGTTTGAAACGCAACAATAAGCGGGATGAGTACATGACGCATCGACAAATTAGCAGCCGCATAAACAGCGCCACCTTGACAATGAAATTGTTTCGTTGCGATGCTGGCCAGTGCTTGAGTACGCAGCTCGCTATCTGGGATATTCTCAGCCTTTGCTTTCCATATGGAAAGCTGATCGCTCACATCCGGTAAAATATATCGGTACACCCTGACCATTAATCGTATTGGGCCTTGTGGAACCTTTGTACTACTTTTGTCCAATTGCTTCAAGCAGACTTCCTCCACAACTTTGTTCATAGCAATACTGCAACAATAACTGCATTTCATATCGTTGAATATGCCGCAACCATTGATCAACAATAGGATTTTGAACCAGGGATACTTGTAATTCTACGATATCGATGAATACACAAGGAATCCATTCCGGAGAAGTAATAAGCACTTCAAGCTTCTGACGAAGGGCTTCATTGTCCAAATCCGCTAAGTCTTTTACTGTCAAATATTCACTCACATATTGTAGTAAGTTAGAGAAAATAGGATGATGACCGACATCATTGAACCAATATTTCGCATTGCTGTAGTCTCCCTCCATCCGATGCATGAGTGCATGCCAGTAGCTGCCTGTTGCATTCGTGATTTCCTGGGCAATATCATGGGATTTATCTAAACTCTCATTCAGTAAAAAAAGACCCGCTTTAATCGCCAAACCATAAGACTCTTGCCCCGAAGTGCCTTGGGTTATCATAGCTGGGACAAGCGCTTCAATGCGTGCATCCATGCTTCCATCCCATTCTTCAATCGGATATAAAGCAGGCAGATGCTCCAAGAGCGGCTTTGCAATAACTTCTAGCCAGTTATCCCCATCCTTATTGCTATGCATGCAGTCATTCTCCCTTCATTGACAACCATTATTGGTGGGTTTTCGATTCCAATTCCTGATTCGCCCGGAACCAAAGATGAAGATCATTTATGATAGAAGCTAAGTCCGCAATTTCGGAATTCAAACGGCATGATGTGGGAAAGTCGTCTTCCTTGTCCAGCTGATTTTGTTTGTAAATAATCGTCGTCTCTAGCTTCATTATACGGTCAGGTATTGCACCGCGAATTTGTTCCCAATGTAATAAAATATCAACTCGCACACTGGGCGGATAAGCCTCCCACTCTACTTCTAACACGGGAATCTCAATTCCAAGTCTTTCATCATACTGGAAATAGCAGCTCATTCTTCTGTTAAACCTCCTTGCAGTAAAAACCGGCTGCGTCTTGTTCAAGAAACATTCTACCTTTAAATGTATCACTTCAAACCTTGGGTTTCCAGTTAAAATTGTATGTCAACCTGATTTCATTTTCTGGTATACTTAAATAACGTTTTTAAAAGGGAATTTTTAGTGAAAGTCAATTTTACGAAGTTAGTTTTGCTAAAGCAAAACTCTAAGGAGTGCGATTTGGATGAACGCTAAGACAATAAAAGAAAACATCACTTGGAAACAGCTCATCTCCTTCTTCCTCCCCCTAGGCCTTTCAGCAACACTAGTTACCCTCTCGCATGTTATTATCAACAGCACCTTGGCCAGGGCCGATAATCCGGAAGTGGTCATTGCCAGCTATGCGCTACCTTTAAGTTTACTTGGCCTAACCGAAAGACCCGTAGTTTTGCTGCGACAAGCTTGCTCCGCTCTTGTAAGAGACCGCATCTCATTTCGAGCCATGGCAGCAGTAAGTACGTATGTATTCGCGTGTATCATCCTAATCGGTCTCATTTTATGTTATACGCCTGTTGGTGAGTGGGTATTTCTTTATTTTTTTGGAGTTGAACGTGAGCTATTAGACACTACACTTAGTGTATATCGCATCTTAATGTACGTAAGCATTTTCTCAGGACTGCGGTGCTTATTTCACGGTATCATTATTTTTAATATGCGAACCAAATGGTTAACGATTGGTATGGGTGTGCGAATCATCGCTATGTATTTGTTATCGTTATATTTTATTACTACAAATAATGTTTCTAGCGGCCGTGTTGGCGCCATTATTTTCTTAGTGGGAATGATGATTGAAGCTATGGTTGCTATATGGGAAGGAACTAATTTACTTCGAACCGCCATTCCAGAGAAGGCACCTGAGCATCTGATTGAAACCAAACAACAAATTTTCAGCTTCTATAAGCCACTTCTATATTCTTCGATCATTGCTGTCATCATTGGCCCCTCTATAAATGCCATACTTGGAAAAACAACGCATATTCATTTAGCCATCTCCTCTTATGCGATTGCTGGTTCTTTAACTCAATTGGTTTTGAGCTTCTTTTCTTACATTCATCAAATTGTTTTAAATTTCTATCGCAAAGATGCAAGAACTGTCGTCCGTTTCGTCATCGTTCTTAGCTTTATTCCAGGAGCACTCATCGCTATTCTTGCCTATACAGCTCTCGGACCTTGGTTTATGACACATGTCATGGGTGTTAATTCCGAACTGATGCATGCAAGCTTGCTTGCCATGCGTGTATTTATGATTATGACGATTGTATTCCCTTGGCTTGATTACATG
It contains:
- a CDS encoding multi antimicrobial extrusion protein MatE, encoding MNAKTIKENITWKQLISFFLPLGLSATLVTLSHVIINSTLARADNPEVVIASYALPLSLLGLTERPVVLLRQACSALVRDRISFRAMAAVSTYVFACIILIGLILCYTPVGEWVFLYFFGVERELLDTTLSVYRILMYVSIFSGLRCLFHGIIIFNMRTKWLTIGMGVRIIAMYLLSLYFITTNNVSSGRVGAIIFLVGMMIEAMVAIWEGTNLLRTAIPEKAPEHLIETKQQIFSFYKPLLYSSIIAVIIGPSINAILGKTTHIHLAISSYAIAGSLTQLVLSFFSYIHQIVLNFYRKDARTVVRFVIVLSFIPGALIAILAYTALGPWFMTHVMGVNSELMHASLLAMRVFMIMTIVFPWLDYMNGIIMLRGQTKIMVFSQTANAIVTVLTLFIAISNVPGWNGLIGALAQSVGMLAELLVVLFVLKRTSENGQTNFSTENL